A window of Candidatus Gastranaerophilales bacterium contains these coding sequences:
- a CDS encoding phospholipase D-like domain-containing protein has product MKKTFYIILICIIFASLFLYTSKDNGKYKILGYEDAAHLYLDLNKNNQIEENELVDIKDCIPVSVQEKRTPNLNLTPIQKLYLEYKFKEWADKNLINKKVILIKDNDDCISFYIDNIDYRIFIIKNGFAQTDNKSLLKNIKIDELKNILTQIEAQNYVVVNLKSNKYHKLDCPLIAKLHNYKIVPFIEVKGISTPCKLCHSHKKHNKSHHFNYKIYPTKYPSSYSIDNIFTIFFINFNNLKHPYNDCKIPACKALQKEINEAQRSIDFAVYGIQNEPQILNALIKAQKRGVNIRWVTDYTPNNDEYYKDNEKVMKLLPLYNTDKTSTPSAIMHNKFFIFDNKKVWTGSANLTSTDLSNFNANYVALINSPQVSAYYKAEFEKMYNGTFHKAKSHTSTNYIYLNKSLIVKPLFSPKASTTENIIIPIIDNAKSYIFMPIFFLTDKRIAEHLISAKVRGVDIKIIMDATNANGKYSLCKTLRLAKIPTKVENKAGKMHMKAIIADDKYSIIGSMNYTKSGNQINDENTLVIENSDIAKYLKGSFLIMWNSIPEKYLYLSPSAESFASIGSCNDGIDNDFDGKTDNLDEGCFPFSKK; this is encoded by the coding sequence ATGAAAAAAACTTTTTACATTATTTTGATTTGCATAATTTTTGCGTCATTATTTCTTTATACTTCAAAAGATAATGGTAAATATAAAATACTTGGCTATGAAGATGCCGCTCATTTATATCTTGATTTAAACAAAAACAATCAAATTGAAGAAAACGAGCTTGTTGACATCAAGGATTGCATTCCTGTTTCCGTACAGGAAAAACGAACTCCAAATTTAAATCTAACACCTATTCAAAAATTATACCTTGAGTATAAGTTTAAAGAATGGGCAGACAAAAATCTTATAAATAAGAAAGTCATCTTGATTAAAGACAATGATGACTGTATATCTTTTTATATTGACAATATTGATTATCGAATTTTTATAATTAAAAATGGATTTGCTCAAACCGATAATAAATCATTATTAAAGAATATAAAAATTGACGAATTAAAAAACATTTTAACTCAAATTGAAGCCCAAAATTACGTTGTGGTAAACCTCAAATCAAACAAATATCATAAACTAGATTGCCCCCTTATTGCAAAATTACACAACTATAAAATTGTCCCGTTTATTGAGGTCAAAGGGATATCAACCCCATGTAAATTATGTCATAGCCATAAAAAACACAACAAATCTCACCACTTTAATTATAAAATATATCCCACAAAATACCCTTCGTCCTATTCCATTGACAATATTTTTACTATATTTTTTATAAATTTCAACAATTTGAAACACCCATATAACGATTGTAAAATTCCAGCATGCAAAGCGTTACAGAAAGAGATAAACGAAGCTCAAAGAAGCATCGATTTTGCCGTTTATGGAATTCAAAACGAACCTCAAATTCTTAATGCTTTAATAAAAGCTCAAAAAAGAGGCGTTAATATCAGGTGGGTAACAGATTACACACCAAATAATGATGAATATTATAAAGATAATGAAAAAGTAATGAAGTTATTACCTTTATATAACACAGATAAAACATCAACTCCGTCAGCTATAATGCACAACAAGTTTTTTATATTTGATAACAAAAAAGTATGGACAGGGTCAGCAAACTTAACATCTACAGACCTATCTAATTTCAACGCAAACTACGTAGCACTTATTAATTCTCCTCAAGTATCAGCCTATTACAAAGCTGAATTTGAAAAAATGTATAATGGTACTTTTCATAAAGCAAAATCACATACAAGTACAAACTATATTTACCTCAACAAATCACTGATTGTCAAACCTTTATTTTCACCCAAAGCCTCAACTACAGAAAATATCATTATACCTATTATCGATAACGCAAAAAGCTACATCTTTATGCCAATATTCTTTTTAACAGATAAAAGAATTGCAGAGCATTTGATATCTGCAAAAGTAAGAGGCGTAGACATAAAAATAATAATGGATGCAACTAATGCAAACGGTAAATATAGCCTCTGCAAAACACTTAGACTAGCTAAAATACCTACAAAAGTTGAAAATAAAGCAGGTAAAATGCATATGAAAGCAATTATCGCAGATGACAAATATTCCATAATTGGCTCAATGAATTATACTAAAAGCGGAAACCAAATAAATGATGAAAATACTCTTGTTATAGAGAACTCAGACATTGCAAAATATCTAAAAGGAAGTTTCTTGATAATGTGGAACTCAATACCTGAAAAATATCTTTATCTGTCACCTTCAGCAGAAAGCTTCGCATCAATCGGCTCTTGCAATGACGGGATAGATAATGATTTTGACGGCAAAACTGATAACTTAGACGAAGGCTGTTTCCCTTTTTCTAAAAAGTAA
- a CDS encoding DUF1919 domain-containing protein, with amino-acid sequence MLAPLRNKLLKTENFTIISNTCIAIRIYQLVNCSYKTPTVATIILPNDYFKLCSNLKEYMSKELKFLRFEEWMYLDKYHTLCSLGDIEIKFIGRLDFDDIKAKWDEHVKRINYDNLFMVWDLNHYTTSPELLYKFLNINGGTKIIFNNKLQNIPHSACDPNLIFAPGPILEKNFLLTDWLNHDVEY; translated from the coding sequence ATGCTGGCACCCTTAAGAAATAAACTTTTGAAAACTGAAAATTTTACTATAATCAGCAATACGTGTATAGCTATTCGAATATATCAATTAGTTAATTGTAGTTATAAGACCCCAACTGTTGCTACGATTATTTTGCCAAATGATTATTTTAAACTTTGTTCTAATTTGAAAGAATATATGTCAAAAGAACTTAAATTTCTCAGATTTGAAGAATGGATGTATCTCGATAAATATCATACCTTGTGTTCTTTAGGTGACATTGAAATAAAATTTATTGGAAGATTAGATTTTGACGATATAAAAGCAAAGTGGGATGAGCATGTAAAAAGAATAAATTATGATAATTTATTTATGGTTTGGGATTTGAATCACTATACAACATCACCTGAATTATTATACAAATTTTTAAATATTAATGGAGGAACAAAAATAATATTTAATAATAAATTACAAAACATACCACATTCCGCTTGTGATCCAAATTTAATATTTGCTCCGGGACCAATTTTGGAGAAAAATTTCCTTTTAACGGATTGGTTAAACCATGATGTGGAATATTAA